From one Pecten maximus chromosome 8, xPecMax1.1, whole genome shotgun sequence genomic stretch:
- the LOC117333642 gene encoding TNF receptor-associated factor 5-like, translating to MNIEADDVLEGRAGSRLFIDGQLFAENSRNLAYNFTSPLDSQYECPVCSDVLQHPVLLERCGHNCCASCLPEIVRIKSVCPIDQKPFDRETDVSVDKSIQREIDLLDVKCSFVKKGCTWFGQFKDLEAHTDECVHKPIACPRKCGANVERTNLRRHIAEFCKKREIRCEFCNMPILAEREDDHLMVCGKYLLPCPNGCRKGEVPRSEMQDHLDNKCSKQEIPCPFHQAGCDYVDRRKNMHKHIKEDPIQHLGMACDIIIHHTKILAETERTLTKNAGNIQTLEKKVDTLEKLYGCQLVWKIESWDDKVQEAKLGKKPTVFSPPFLTSRHGYRMAMSLCPYGDGRARGKFLSIFICICKGEFDALLTWPFCHRISFTLVDQCQDPAARRNISYIISPNVIKDNKAFLGRPVGDRNASYGAQKFVELDVVKTMDYVRDDTVFVKCTIDSETMINL from the exons ATGAATATTGAAGCCGACGACGTGCTGGAGGGGAGAGCGGGGTCGAGATTATTTATAGACGGACAGCTATTTGC GGAAAACAGTCGAAACCTTGCATACAACTTCACCTCCCCCTTGGACAGTCAGTATGAATGTCCTGTATGCAGTGACGTACTACAACACCCAGTCCTCCTGGAAAGGTGTGGCCATAATTGCTGCGCATCATGTTTACCAGAAATAGTAAG aattaaatCTGTCTGTCCAATAGACCAGAAGCCTTTCGATCGGGAAACTGAT GTTTCAGTCGACAAGAGTATACAGCGAGAAATAGACCTGCTTGATGTCAAGTGCTCATTCGTCAAGAAAGGCTGCACTTGGTTCGGCCAGTTTAAGGATTTGGAG GCTCATACCGATGAATGCGTCCATAAACCAATTGCATGTCCACGGAAATGCGGGGCAAATGTCGAAAGGACAAATCTTCGACGTCATATTGCAGAATTTTGCAAGAAACGGGAAATCCGATGTGAGTTTTGCAACATGCCGATTCTGGCTGAGCGAGAAGATGACCATCTGATGGTTTGTGGGAAATATTTGCTACCTTGTCCGAACGGATGCCGGAAAGGGGAGGTTCCAAGATCTGAA ATGCAGGATCACTTGGACAATAAGTGTTCCAAACAGGAAATCCCTTGTCCTTTCCACCAGGCTGGGTGTGATTATGTT GATAGGAGAAAGAATATGCATAAACACATCAAAGAGGATCCTATCCAACACCTTGGAATGGCTTGTGACATCATTATTCATCACACAAAGATTCTGGCAGAGACGGAAAGGACTCTAACCAAAAATGCTGGAAACATCCAGACTCTAGAGAAAAAAGTCGACACACTTGAGAAGTTGTATGGATGTCAGTTAGTTTGGAAGATAGAGTCATGGGATGACAAAGTTCAG GAAGCCAAACTTGGGAAGAAACCTACTGTATTTAGTCCCCCATTCCTGACGTCACGCCATGGTTACAGGATGGCAATGTCATTGTGTCCCTATGGCGACGGAAGAG CCAGAGgaaaatttttgtcaattttcatCTGTATCTGCAAGGGTGAATTTGATGCCTTGCTCACATGGCCGTTTTGTCACAGAATATCCTTTACACTTGTCGATCAATGCCAGGACCCCGCAGCCCGAAGGAATATCAGCTACATCATCAGTCCAAACGTCATCAAGGACAACAAGGCTTTCCTTGGGCGCCCCGTTGGTGACAGGAACGCCAGCTATGGTGCTCAAAAGTTTGTGGAGTTGGACGTCGTGAAGACGATGGATTACGTGCGGGACGACACTGTGTTTGTCAAATGTACGATTGACAGTGAAACAATGATTAATCTGTAA
- the LOC117333306 gene encoding serine/arginine-rich splicing factor 1-like, with the protein MSYKDARIYVGNLPPDIRERDIEDLFLKYGRIIYVDLKNRRGPPFAFVEFSDPRDAEDAVHARNGYGYDGYNLRVEFPRGSGGYRMGGGGGGQQRSGGGGMGGGGGRGSFGQGRFSASRRSEYRVLVSGLPPTGSWQDLKDHMREAGDVCYADVYKDGTGVVEYLRHDDMKYAVRKLDDTKFRSHEGETSYVRVKEDKGGRSRSRSPRGSSPRYDRSRSRS; encoded by the exons ATGTCGTATAAAGACGCCAGAATTTACGTCGGAAATCTACCACCAGACATCCGCGAAAGAGACATCgaagatttatttttaaaatatggaAGAATTATCTACGTCGACTTAAAGAACCGGAGAGGACCACCATTTGCTTTCGTTGAATTTTCCGATCCAAG AGATGCTGAAGATGCTGTTCATGCTCGAAATGGATATGGCTATGATGGCTACAACCTGAGAGTGGAATTTCCTCGTGGAAGTGGAGGATACAGAatgggtggtggtggtggtggacAACAACGTTCAGGAGGTGGTGGTATGGGTGGAGGAGGTGGCAGAGGCAGCTTTGGACAGGGCCGCTTTTCAGCTTCACGTAGATCAGAGTATCGAGTATTAGTATCAG GGTTACCACCTACAGGAAGTTGGCAAGATTTGAAAGACCACATGCGTGAGGCTGGAGATGTTTGTTATGCTGATGTCTACAAAGATGGAACAGGAGTAGTGGAGTATTTACGCCATGATGATATGAAATATGCCGTCAGGAAACTGGATGACACCAAGTTTAGATCACATGAG GGAGAGACATCATATGTGCGTGTAAAAGAAGACAAAGGAGGTCGCTCTCGTAGTCGCAGTCCAAGAGGATCATCTCCACGTTACGACCGGTCACGATCACGATCATAG